The genomic window CCGGTGAACACGGCGCCCACGCTGATGGCGGTGTAGCTCGCGAGCGACCGCAGCGTGCCGAGCGCGACGCGGTCGGGGAGGAGCGCGTTCACCTGGGGTGCCACCGGGCAGTCGTCGACGTGGGCGGAGCAGAAGTCGGTGGCGCGCACGCTCTCGCCGAAGACGAAGAGCACGCTGGGCAGCGCGCGCGCCTTCGTGGGCAGGAGCGGCAGCGTGATCGACGCGTGGCCCGACGCGCGCGCGGTGGGGACGAGCCCGCGGAGAGCGTCCACCATTCGCAGCTCCGGCGTGGCCGCGCGGAGGCCCACGAAGGGCAGCGCGAGCAGCGGCACGAGCGCGAGGCCGGCGCGCCGGAGCGACGTGGTGCGCGGCGACGCGAGCGCGAGCAGCGCGTATTCGACGAGCGCGCCGAACGTGACGAGCGCCGCGAACATCGGCGCGAGCTGCCAGAGCACGGGGCGCACGTCGGAGGCGGCGGCCACCGCGCTCTCGACGAGCTGGCGGTCGAGCGGCGCATTGTAGAAGCGCACCGCGGTCGCCTGGACCGCGTAGACGAGCGCGTACGCGATCGCCGCCGCCCACCTTCGGGCGCGCGAGGTGGCGAGCTCCAGCACGGCGAGGCCGAGGGCGACCGACGCGAGCACACAGAGCGTGTGCACCACCGGGGAGCGCGCCGACGGGGCGAGCCTGTCGAGCACGGCGAACTGCGCGCACCACGCCGCGGCCGAGAGGGCTCGAACGGTCCTGCGAGGTGGCCAGCGCATGCGGCCTTCATCGCAGATTTTCCGGCAATGGCAACGCCGTGTGGTACTCCGCCGAACATGGCAAGCCTGCAAGCGAGCCGCCACGGCATCGATCCGGCGCGCGCGGCCTCGGTCCACACGTTCCGCGTGCGTTTCTGCGAGACCGACCTCATGGGCATCGTCCACCACGCGAGCTACCTCGCCTATCTGGAGGAGGGGCGGGTCGAGTGGCTGCGCAAGCGGGGCGTCACGTACGCCGACTGGGCCGCGAGGGGCGTGCACCTGCCGGTGGTCGAGGTGCGGACGCGCTACCGGTCGCCCGCGCGCTTCGACGATCGGCTCGCCGTCGAGACGCGCGTCGAGACGATCGAGCCCTATTCGGTGACCTTCGGCTACAAGGTTCGTCGGGATGACACGGTGCTCGTCACCGCGACGACCAAGCTCGCGTGCGTCGACGGGCGCCACCGCCTCGCGCGGCTCAGCCCCGCGATGCGGGACGTGCTGCTGTCCGGCGAGCTGCCCCCGCCCTGAGCCGTCGACCGAGGAGCGCTGCGGCCCGCGCCGCGCCGGGAGCCGTCGTCCAGGTCGGCGCAAGCTCTTGATATTTCGTGATCCGCCGCCCCAGCGACGGCGGCGGCAAGGGGGCGCCGCCGCTCCCAACCCGTGCTAGTGCAGGGCCGCATGGAGCCCGACGAGTCCATCACCGTGGAGTTCGCCGAGGAGGAGGAGGCCCCGGCCAACCTCCGCGGCGCGCGCCGACTCTTCGTCGTCGGCGGCGGGCGCGGGGGAGTGGGCAAGAGCCTGGTCGCCGAGAACCTCGGCGTGTACTTTGCCCAGCTCGGCAAGTCGGTCGTCTTGGTCGACGCCGATCCCACGGGCCCGAACCTCCACGCCCACTTCGGTATCCCCGCCGCGC from Myxococcales bacterium includes these protein-coding regions:
- a CDS encoding acyl-CoA thioesterase — its product is MASLQASRHGIDPARAASVHTFRVRFCETDLMGIVHHASYLAYLEEGRVEWLRKRGVTYADWAARGVHLPVVEVRTRYRSPARFDDRLAVETRVETIEPYSVTFGYKVRRDDTVLVTATTKLACVDGRHRLARLSPAMRDVLLSGELPPP